The following are encoded together in the Periplaneta americana isolate PAMFEO1 chromosome 5, P.americana_PAMFEO1_priV1, whole genome shotgun sequence genome:
- the LOC138699914 gene encoding uncharacterized protein, translating into MKNFSVVTLLCLVLVTAALSLPTLPVGGESLDNNKQTPTDNTFDGGRNALQEYDLEASEEDLDEPMDADDDDLETAEVLVFRPLFSYRRVQAARRRNQQRNLARRRALGYPYYPYRQY; encoded by the exons ATGAAGAACTTTAGT GTGGTAACACTGCTGTGTCTCGTCCTGGTAACTGCAGCCTTGTCCCTCCCGACCCTGCCTGTTGGTGGAGAATCCTTGGACAACAATAAGCAAACACCAACTGACAACACTTTTGATGGTGGTCGAAATGCCTTACAGGAATACGATCTAGAGGCCTCCGAAGAAGATCTAGACGAGCCAATGGATGCTGACGACGATGACTTGGAGACTGCCGAGGTACTGGTTTTCAGACCACTCTTCAGCTACAGGAGAGTTCAGGCTGCGCGTCGACGAAATCAACAAAGAAATCTCGCTCGACGTCGAGCTCTCGGCTACCCATATTATCCATACCGACAATATTGA